In a genomic window of Pseudoxanthomonas indica:
- the mnmA gene encoding tRNA 2-thiouridine(34) synthase MnmA, which produces MSVPRIIVGVSGGVDSSVAALRLVQQGESVAGLFMQNWADDGSGDCRAEEDRRDAVSVCGRLGIPFHFRDFSQEYWQGVFEHFLAEYAAGRTPNPDVLCNREVKFKHFLDAARELGAEKIATGHYARVAFADGHWQLLRGVDRNKDQSYFLHQLGQQQLSATLFPIGEMQKSELRAVAREAGLPTHDKKDSTGICFIGERDFREFLGRYLPARAGEMRDPQGQRIGEHPGVFYFTLGQREGLQIGGVRGRPAAPWYVVGKDVANNILYVDQDTQSPWLQSHVLHSEVAHWTRGSAPARRFECTAQTRYRQADEACTVNVADDGTLTVEFARAQRAVTPGQSVVLYDGDSCLGGAVIASTDAPLERRIAEQAA; this is translated from the coding sequence ATGAGCGTGCCGCGGATCATTGTCGGCGTGTCAGGCGGCGTGGATTCGTCGGTGGCCGCGCTGCGCCTGGTGCAGCAGGGCGAGTCGGTCGCCGGCTTGTTCATGCAGAACTGGGCCGATGACGGCAGCGGCGATTGCCGCGCCGAGGAAGATCGCCGTGATGCGGTCTCGGTCTGCGGTCGCCTGGGTATCCCCTTCCATTTCCGCGATTTCTCGCAGGAATACTGGCAAGGCGTGTTCGAACATTTCCTCGCCGAGTACGCGGCCGGCCGCACGCCCAATCCCGACGTGCTGTGCAATCGCGAAGTGAAGTTCAAGCATTTTCTGGATGCGGCACGCGAACTGGGCGCGGAGAAAATCGCCACCGGCCACTACGCGCGCGTCGCCTTCGCCGATGGCCACTGGCAGTTGCTGCGTGGCGTGGATCGCAACAAGGACCAAAGCTACTTCCTGCACCAGTTGGGCCAGCAGCAACTGTCGGCGACCTTGTTCCCGATTGGCGAGATGCAGAAATCCGAACTGCGCGCGGTGGCGCGCGAAGCCGGCCTGCCCACGCACGACAAGAAAGACTCCACCGGCATCTGCTTCATCGGCGAGCGCGATTTCCGCGAGTTCCTCGGCCGTTACCTGCCCGCGCGCGCCGGTGAGATGCGCGATCCGCAGGGCCAGCGTATCGGCGAACATCCGGGCGTCTTCTACTTCACCCTGGGCCAGCGCGAAGGCCTGCAGATCGGCGGCGTGCGCGGTCGTCCTGCGGCGCCCTGGTACGTGGTGGGCAAGGATGTGGCGAACAACATTCTGTACGTGGATCAGGACACCCAGAGCCCGTGGCTGCAGTCGCACGTACTGCACTCCGAAGTCGCGCACTGGACGCGTGGCAGCGCACCGGCGCGGCGCTTTGAATGCACTGCGCAGACCCGCTATCGCCAGGCCGACGAAGCCTGCACGGTCAATGTCGCCGATGACGGCACGCTGACGGTGGAATTCGCCCGTGCCCAGCGTGCCGTCACGCCGGGGCAGTCGGTGGTCTTGTATGACGGTGACAGTTGTCTGGGCGGCGCGGTGATCGCCTCCACCGACGCCCCCCTGGAACGAAGAATCGCGGAGCAAGCGGCGTGA
- a CDS encoding NUDIX hydrolase yields the protein MSYREGRFWQPDVTVATVVVRDGRLLLVEERAQGRLVLNQPAGHLEPDESLLDAALRETREETGWDVRLTAFVGAYQWKAEETGRHYLRFAFAAEPLRHDPARPLDEGIVDTHWLTPAELQQAQARHRSPLVWQAVQDFLGGRRYPLDMLQLMP from the coding sequence GTGAGCTATCGCGAAGGCCGTTTCTGGCAGCCCGACGTGACCGTGGCCACCGTGGTGGTGCGCGACGGCAGGCTGTTGCTGGTCGAAGAACGCGCCCAGGGCAGACTGGTGCTCAACCAGCCGGCCGGACACCTGGAACCGGACGAAAGCCTGCTCGATGCCGCCCTGCGCGAAACCCGCGAGGAAACCGGCTGGGACGTGCGCCTGACCGCCTTCGTCGGCGCCTACCAGTGGAAGGCCGAGGAAACCGGCCGCCACTACCTGCGCTTTGCCTTCGCCGCCGAACCGCTGCGGCATGACCCGGCGCGTCCGCTGGACGAAGGCATCGTCGACACCCATTGGCTGACCCCGGCCGAGCTGCAGCAGGCCCAGGCCCGCCATCGCAGCCCGCTGGTCTGGCAGGCGGTGCAGGATTTCCTCGGTGGTCGGCGCTATCCGCTGGACATGTTGCAGCTGATGCCATGA
- the clpS gene encoding ATP-dependent Clp protease adapter ClpS — protein sequence MPRRNENERDHDHGLMVETSKPEVAPPPQYQVLLLNDDYTPMDFVVVVLQQFFTMDLEKATQIMLHVHTRGRAVCGVYTREVAESKVAQVNEFSRVNQHPLLCTMEKS from the coding sequence ATGCCACGCAGGAATGAAAACGAACGCGACCACGACCATGGCCTGATGGTGGAGACCAGCAAGCCGGAAGTGGCGCCGCCTCCGCAGTACCAGGTGCTGCTGCTCAACGACGATTACACCCCGATGGATTTTGTCGTGGTGGTGCTGCAACAGTTCTTTACGATGGACCTTGAGAAGGCCACCCAGATCATGCTGCACGTGCATACCCGGGGACGCGCCGTGTGCGGCGTCTACACGCGCGAAGTGGCAGAGTCGAAGGTGGCGCAGGTGAACGAGTTTTCACGGGTGAACCAGCACCCGTTGCTGTGCACGATGGAGAAGTCCTGA
- the clpA gene encoding ATP-dependent Clp protease ATP-binding subunit ClpA, with product MFSKDLEQTIGQCYKRAREARHEFMTVEHLLLSLLENPSAQAVLKACSADTSRLQHDLEQAIEASVSRLAEDDGRDTQPTLGFQRVLQRAVYHVQSSGKKEVTGANVLVAIFGEKDSHAVYFLNQQDVTRLDVVNYLSHGIAKQGEDGETQGSQEGEGKAEGLDGEGKGDALTEFASNLNDLARQGKIDPLVGRADEVERTIQVLCRRRKNNPLYVGEAGVGKTALAEGLAKRIIDGEVPDVLLDATIYSLDLGALVAGTKYRGDFEKRLKGVLASIRKIPGAILFIDEIHTIIGAGSASGGTMDASNLIKPALASGELRCIGSTTFQEYRGIFEKDRALARRFQKIDIVEPTVGEAYQILQGLKPKYEAHHGVTYADEALQAAVDLSVKHIGDRLLPDKAIDVIDEAGARQRLLPEAQRKELIDIEEIEIIVAKMARIPAKQVTSSDKDVLKHLERNLKMVIFGQDPAIETLSSAIKLARSGLANPDKPIGNFLFAGPTGVGKTEVTKQLALQLGIELVRFDMSEYMEPHSVSRLIGAPPGYVGFDQGGLLTEKIVKTPHCVLLLDEVEKAHPDIFNILLQVMDRGVLTDTNGREANFKNVILVMTTNAGATQASRRSIGFTQQDHSTDAMEVIRRSFTPEFRNRLDAVVQFQALGFDHILRVVDKFLIELEMLLQEKHVSLSATPAARDWLAQHGFDPLMGARPMSRIIQDKVKRPLADELLFGKLVDGGRVSIDVRDGELVVDSQAEPEKLLPATVN from the coding sequence ATGTTCAGTAAAGATCTCGAGCAAACCATCGGCCAGTGCTACAAGCGCGCCCGGGAAGCCCGACACGAATTCATGACGGTGGAGCACCTGCTGCTCTCGCTGTTGGAAAACCCGTCGGCCCAGGCGGTGCTCAAGGCCTGCAGCGCCGACACCAGCCGGCTCCAGCACGACCTGGAGCAGGCTATCGAGGCGTCGGTCTCGCGCCTGGCCGAAGATGACGGTCGCGATACTCAGCCCACGCTGGGTTTCCAGCGCGTGCTCCAGCGCGCGGTCTATCACGTGCAGTCTTCCGGCAAGAAGGAAGTCACCGGCGCCAACGTGCTGGTGGCCATCTTCGGCGAGAAGGATTCGCACGCGGTCTACTTCCTCAACCAGCAGGACGTGACCCGCCTGGATGTGGTCAATTACCTGTCGCATGGCATCGCCAAGCAGGGTGAGGACGGCGAAACCCAGGGCAGCCAGGAAGGCGAGGGCAAGGCCGAGGGCCTGGATGGCGAGGGCAAGGGCGACGCCCTGACCGAGTTCGCCAGCAACCTCAATGACCTGGCCCGGCAGGGCAAGATTGATCCGCTGGTAGGCCGCGCCGACGAAGTCGAGCGGACCATCCAGGTGCTTTGCCGCCGCCGCAAGAACAATCCGCTCTACGTGGGCGAGGCTGGCGTGGGCAAGACCGCCCTGGCCGAAGGCCTGGCCAAGCGCATCATCGATGGCGAAGTGCCGGACGTGCTGCTGGACGCCACCATCTATTCGCTCGACCTGGGCGCGCTCGTCGCCGGCACCAAATACCGCGGCGACTTCGAGAAGCGCCTGAAGGGTGTGTTGGCCTCGATCCGCAAGATTCCCGGCGCCATCCTTTTCATCGATGAAATCCACACCATCATCGGCGCCGGTTCGGCCAGTGGCGGCACCATGGATGCCAGCAACCTGATCAAGCCTGCGCTGGCGTCGGGTGAGCTGCGCTGCATCGGCTCGACCACCTTCCAGGAATACCGCGGCATCTTCGAGAAGGACCGTGCCCTGGCCCGTCGCTTCCAGAAGATCGACATCGTCGAGCCGACCGTGGGCGAGGCCTACCAGATTCTGCAGGGGCTCAAGCCCAAGTACGAGGCCCACCACGGCGTGACCTACGCCGACGAAGCCCTGCAGGCGGCAGTGGACCTGTCGGTGAAGCACATCGGCGATCGCCTGCTGCCGGACAAGGCCATCGACGTGATCGATGAGGCCGGCGCCCGCCAGCGCCTGCTGCCCGAAGCGCAGCGCAAGGAACTGATCGACATCGAAGAGATCGAGATCATCGTGGCCAAGATGGCGCGCATCCCGGCCAAGCAGGTGACCTCGTCCGACAAGGACGTGCTCAAGCACCTGGAACGCAACCTCAAGATGGTGATCTTTGGCCAGGATCCGGCCATCGAGACCCTGTCCTCGGCAATCAAGCTGGCCCGCTCGGGCCTGGCCAATCCGGACAAGCCGATCGGCAACTTCCTGTTCGCCGGTCCCACCGGCGTGGGCAAGACCGAGGTGACCAAGCAGCTGGCCCTGCAACTGGGCATCGAACTGGTCCGCTTCGACATGTCCGAGTACATGGAGCCGCATTCGGTAAGCCGCCTGATTGGCGCACCTCCGGGCTACGTCGGCTTCGATCAGGGGGGCCTGCTGACCGAGAAGATCGTCAAGACCCCGCACTGCGTGTTGCTGCTGGACGAGGTGGAGAAAGCCCACCCGGACATCTTCAACATCCTGCTGCAGGTGATGGATCGCGGCGTGCTGACCGATACCAACGGACGCGAAGCGAACTTCAAGAACGTGATCCTGGTGATGACCACCAACGCCGGCGCCACCCAGGCTTCGCGTCGTTCGATTGGCTTTACCCAGCAGGACCATTCCACCGATGCGATGGAAGTGATCCGCCGCAGCTTCACCCCGGAATTCCGCAACCGCCTCGACGCGGTGGTGCAGTTCCAGGCGCTGGGCTTCGACCACATCCTGCGCGTGGTGGACAAGTTCCTCATCGAGCTGGAGATGCTGCTGCAGGAGAAGCACGTCAGCCTGTCGGCTACCCCGGCCGCACGCGATTGGCTGGCCCAGCATGGCTTCGACCCGCTGATGGGGGCACGACCGATGTCTCGCATCATCCAGGACAAGGTCAAGCGCCCGCTGGCCGACGAGCTGCTGTTCGGCAAGCTGGTCGATGGCGGCCGCGTCAGCATCGATGTCCGCGATGGCGAACTGGTGGTGGACAGCCAGGCCGAGCCGGAGAAGCTGTTGCCGGCCACGGTCAACTGA
- the infA gene encoding translation initiation factor IF-1, with product MSKDDSIEFEGTVTETLPNTMFRVKLENGHEIIAHISGRMRKNYIRILTGDKVKVEMTPYDLTKGRITYRMK from the coding sequence ATGTCGAAAGACGATTCCATCGAGTTCGAAGGTACGGTCACCGAGACCCTGCCGAACACCATGTTCCGGGTGAAGCTGGAAAACGGGCACGAAATCATCGCCCACATCTCCGGCCGCATGCGCAAGAACTACATCCGCATCCTGACTGGCGACAAGGTCAAGGTCGAAATGACCCCTTATGACCTGACCAAGGGTCGCATCACCTATCGTATGAAGTGA
- the aat gene encoding leucyl/phenylalanyl-tRNA--protein transferase has translation MSQRPYLLSDDPQAPFPPAEWALRQPDGLLAVGGDLSLPRLLNAYRGGIFPWFSEGEPLLWWSPNPRAVFRTDGVHLSRRFRRELRDCTWTVRADTCFTDVVAACAALRAGQDGTWITDAMRQAYGELHRHGIAHSIEVFDGDRLVGGLYGLAIGRAFFGESMFSAVSGASKVALATLAQVLHGWDFPLIDAQVANPHTRSLGAEPWSRERFLACIRQQVDLPFAPGHWRERFSPRKAASLAHGPDH, from the coding sequence ATGAGCCAACGCCCTTATCTGCTGTCCGATGATCCGCAGGCGCCGTTCCCGCCTGCGGAATGGGCGCTGCGGCAACCGGATGGCTTACTGGCCGTCGGTGGCGACTTGAGCCTGCCGCGCCTGCTCAACGCCTATCGCGGCGGCATCTTCCCCTGGTTTTCGGAGGGCGAACCGTTGCTGTGGTGGTCGCCGAATCCGCGCGCGGTGTTCCGCACCGACGGCGTGCATCTGAGCCGGCGTTTCCGCCGCGAGCTGCGCGATTGCACGTGGACGGTGCGCGCCGATACCTGCTTCACCGACGTGGTGGCCGCCTGCGCGGCCCTGCGCGCCGGCCAGGACGGGACCTGGATCACCGATGCCATGCGCCAGGCCTATGGCGAGCTGCATCGGCACGGCATTGCCCATTCGATCGAAGTCTTCGACGGTGACCGTCTGGTAGGCGGCCTGTATGGCCTGGCCATTGGCCGGGCTTTCTTTGGCGAGAGCATGTTCAGCGCGGTCAGCGGCGCCTCCAAGGTCGCGTTGGCGACGCTGGCGCAGGTGTTGCACGGCTGGGACTTCCCGCTCATCGATGCGCAGGTGGCCAACCCGCATACGCGCAGCCTCGGCGCCGAACCCTGGTCGCGCGAACGGTTCCTGGCGTGCATCCGCCAGCAGGTGGACCTGCCCTTTGCTCCGGGCCACTGGCGCGAGCGCTTCAGCCCGCGCAAGGCCGCTTCACTGGCCCACGGGCCCGACCATTAA
- a CDS encoding GNAT family N-acetyltransferase: MHVRLLSSLADVAASQWDGLLAEPHPFVSHAFLHGLEAHGCLREDWGWTPRHLTLWDSGQLIAAAPGYEKHNSHGEFVFDHAWAQAYARAGLDYFPKWLFAVPYSPVTGPRLLARSELARVALLRAMTEQAQQDVWSSAHVNFHREDEDAAFDSTWLRRLDVQYHWRNDRGWRDFDGFLASFDHKHRKNIRQERGKVAKAGVTFRVVHGDEASDDDLIAMFGFYLMTFREYGNSPALTLAFLRHLARTLPRQLVMFLAERDGEVIAGALCLRGGDTLYGRYWGAHTTLPGLHFETCYYQGIDYCLREGLRVFEPGAQGEHKLARGFLPTLVRSRHWIAEPTFRDALREWCGEEALAIQRYARNLAAHSPFKQPPSVE, encoded by the coding sequence ATGCACGTCCGCCTGCTTTCGTCACTGGCCGACGTGGCCGCTAGCCAATGGGATGGTCTGCTGGCCGAGCCGCATCCTTTCGTCAGTCACGCCTTCCTGCATGGCCTGGAAGCGCATGGCTGCCTGCGTGAAGACTGGGGCTGGACACCACGCCATCTGACTTTGTGGGACAGCGGGCAACTGATCGCCGCCGCACCCGGCTACGAGAAGCACAACTCGCACGGCGAGTTCGTATTCGATCACGCTTGGGCGCAGGCGTATGCGCGGGCCGGCCTGGATTACTTTCCCAAGTGGTTGTTCGCAGTGCCCTACTCGCCCGTGACCGGGCCGCGACTGCTCGCGCGCAGCGAGCTTGCCCGCGTCGCCTTGCTGCGGGCCATGACCGAACAGGCGCAGCAGGACGTCTGGTCCTCGGCACACGTCAACTTCCATCGCGAAGACGAAGACGCGGCGTTCGACAGCACCTGGCTGCGCCGTTTGGACGTGCAGTACCACTGGCGCAACGACCGGGGCTGGCGCGACTTCGACGGATTTCTGGCCAGCTTCGATCACAAGCATCGCAAGAACATTCGCCAGGAACGGGGCAAGGTGGCCAAGGCCGGCGTGACTTTTCGCGTGGTCCACGGTGACGAAGCCAGCGATGACGATCTGATCGCGATGTTCGGTTTCTACCTGATGACCTTCCGCGAGTACGGCAACTCGCCGGCGCTGACTCTGGCCTTCCTCCGCCACCTGGCGCGGACGCTGCCACGACAGCTGGTCATGTTCCTGGCCGAGCGCGATGGCGAAGTCATCGCCGGCGCCCTGTGCCTGCGCGGAGGCGACACCCTCTACGGTCGCTATTGGGGCGCGCACACCACCCTGCCCGGCCTGCATTTCGAGACCTGTTACTACCAGGGCATTGATTACTGCCTGCGCGAAGGCCTGCGCGTGTTCGAGCCGGGCGCCCAGGGCGAACACAAGCTGGCCCGCGGTTTCCTGCCTACGCTGGTGCGCAGCCGGCATTGGATTGCGGAACCCACCTTCCGCGACGCCCTGCGTGAGTGGTGCGGCGAAGAGGCCCTCGCCATCCAGCGCTATGCGCGCAACCTGGCGGCGCATTCGCCGTTCAAGCAGCCACCTTCCGTTGAGTGA
- a CDS encoding metallophosphoesterase, with the protein MDKLLIKQCLFHASWLAWPFIGWLLWRLWKQRRPLQRALTGLLLLGSLVFVWARFVEPQWIQVRETTLPDPGVQARIALISDIHLGVYKSPAYLQRVVDRLNQLEVDAVAIAGDLTYEPQARRESLQVMFAPLSRLRVPVYAVLGNHDQQMPGPDIDLALRAALQAHGVRIIEGQLQPTSLGYRWAGLGDRWAQKDDPDFLRQATTAVPTLLLVHNPDSAMQLRPGDATLVLAGHTHGGQIRIPWLYHKVIPTRHGFDRGEQWLQTPHGRVRVFTTSGLGEIGLPLRLFNPPVIDVLQLQR; encoded by the coding sequence ATGGACAAGCTGCTGATCAAGCAGTGTCTGTTCCATGCCAGCTGGCTGGCGTGGCCCTTCATTGGCTGGTTGCTGTGGCGGCTGTGGAAGCAGCGGCGGCCGCTGCAGCGGGCCTTGACCGGCCTGCTGCTGTTGGGCAGCCTGGTGTTTGTCTGGGCGCGCTTCGTCGAGCCGCAGTGGATCCAAGTACGGGAAACCACGCTCCCCGACCCTGGCGTGCAGGCGCGCATCGCTTTGATCAGCGATATCCATCTGGGCGTATACAAGAGTCCGGCCTACCTTCAGCGCGTGGTCGATCGGCTCAACCAGCTCGAGGTGGACGCGGTGGCGATTGCCGGCGATCTGACCTACGAGCCGCAGGCGCGGCGGGAATCGTTGCAGGTGATGTTCGCCCCTTTGTCGCGCCTGCGGGTGCCGGTTTACGCGGTGCTGGGCAACCACGACCAGCAGATGCCGGGACCGGATATCGACCTGGCCTTGCGCGCTGCGCTGCAGGCGCATGGCGTGCGCATCATCGAAGGCCAGTTGCAGCCGACAAGCCTTGGCTACCGCTGGGCCGGACTCGGGGATCGCTGGGCGCAGAAGGACGATCCGGACTTTCTGCGCCAGGCGACGACAGCCGTGCCAACCCTACTGCTGGTCCACAATCCCGACAGCGCGATGCAGTTGCGGCCGGGCGATGCGACGCTAGTACTGGCCGGGCACACGCATGGGGGCCAGATCCGCATTCCCTGGCTGTACCACAAGGTGATTCCGACCCGGCACGGCTTCGACCGCGGCGAGCAATGGCTGCAGACACCGCACGGCCGCGTGCGCGTGTTCACCACCTCCGGTCTGGGTGAAATCGGCCTGCCCTTGCGCCTGTTCAACCCGCCCGTCATCGACGTGCTGCAGCTGCAGCGCTGA
- the trxB gene encoding thioredoxin-disulfide reductase yields the protein MSTSKHCRLLILGSGPAGWTSAVYAARANLKPVVITGLQQGGQLMTTTEVDNWPGDAHGLMGPDLMARMQAHAERFDTEVIFDHIHTADLAQRPFKLIGDNGEYTADALIIATGATAKYLGLPSEEAFKGRGVSACATCDGFFYRDQDVAVVGGGNTAVEEALYLANIARKVYLVHRRDSLRAEKIMQDKLFAKIQAGKIEPVWHHTVDEVLGNEAGVTGLRVKSVQDGSTRDLPVHGFFVAIGHTPNTSLFEGQLGMNNGYLSIKSGLDGGATATTVPGVFAAGDVADQHYRQAITSAGFGCMAALDAERYLDKDA from the coding sequence ATGAGCACTTCGAAGCACTGCCGCCTGTTGATCCTGGGTTCCGGTCCCGCCGGCTGGACGTCCGCCGTCTACGCCGCACGCGCCAATCTCAAGCCGGTGGTGATCACCGGCCTGCAGCAGGGTGGCCAGCTGATGACCACCACGGAAGTGGACAACTGGCCCGGCGATGCGCACGGCCTGATGGGCCCGGATCTGATGGCGCGCATGCAGGCGCATGCCGAGCGCTTCGATACCGAAGTGATCTTCGACCATATCCACACCGCCGACCTGGCGCAGCGGCCGTTCAAGCTGATTGGCGACAACGGCGAATACACCGCCGATGCGCTGATCATCGCCACCGGCGCCACCGCCAAGTACCTGGGCCTGCCTTCGGAAGAAGCGTTCAAGGGCCGCGGCGTGTCCGCCTGCGCCACCTGCGATGGTTTCTTCTACCGCGACCAGGACGTGGCGGTGGTCGGTGGCGGCAATACCGCCGTCGAGGAAGCGCTGTACCTGGCCAACATCGCCCGCAAGGTCTACCTGGTCCACCGCCGCGACAGCCTGCGCGCGGAAAAGATCATGCAGGACAAACTGTTCGCCAAGATCCAGGCCGGCAAGATCGAACCGGTCTGGCATCACACCGTGGACGAAGTGCTGGGCAATGAAGCCGGCGTCACCGGCCTGCGGGTGAAGTCGGTGCAGGACGGCAGCACCCGCGATCTGCCCGTGCATGGTTTCTTCGTGGCGATTGGCCACACCCCCAATACCAGCCTGTTCGAAGGCCAGTTGGGCATGAACAACGGCTACCTGAGCATCAAGTCGGGCCTGGATGGCGGCGCCACCGCCACCACCGTGCCGGGCGTGTTCGCGGCCGGTGACGTCGCCGATCAGCACTACCGCCAGGCCATCACCTCGGCCGGCTTTGGCTGCATGGCCGCACTCGATGCCGAGCGCTACCTGGACAAGGACGCCTGA
- a CDS encoding DNA translocase FtsK produces the protein MAKASSDNPTAAAKVKGANAAARKQPAAANPRRQRLWRDLALIAIAPLLLYLFASLFSFSPDDPSWSQAGSVTAPIHNWGGRVGAYLSDLLLYLCGYVAFLLPVILGAVAWIALFGMDTDGDGEADLGPALRLVGMVGFLISATGLLYLRGFSAEHFSAGPGGILGTLVGKSLLSLFGGLGGNLFLLALFLVSVTLATGLSWFAVMERIGKGVLALPGMFRKGSQQAAEWQQTRAMREEREEVRRTDAVQRAKREPVRIEPPPAPVIEKSERAKREQQIPLFHGTGGDESGLPPLSLLDDPKPQTKGYSEETLETLSRQIEFKLKDFRIDAQVVGAYPGPVITRFEMEPAPGVKVSQISSLDKDIARGLSVKSVRVVDVIPGKSVIGLEIPNTSREMIFLSELLRSKEYDKSGSPLTLALGKDIAGRPTVADLARMPHLLVAGTTGSGKSVAVNAMVLSLLYKASPKDLRMLMIDPKMLELSVYQGIPHLLAPVVTDMKEAANGLRWCVAEMERRYKLMSAVGVRNLAGFNKKVKDAQDAGQPLMDPLFKPNPDLAEAPRPLEPMPFIVIFIDEFADMMMIVGKKVEELIARLAQKARAAGIHLILATQRPSVDVITGLIKANIPTRIAFQVSSKIDSRTILDQSGAETLLGHGDMLYLPPGTAMPERIHGAFVSDEEVHRVVEHLKATGSADYIEGVLEEVQTLGDGIVVGPTGLPESGGGAGDESDPLYDEAVRIVTESRRASISGVQRRLKIGYNRAARLIEAMEAAGVVTPPEHNGDRQVLAPPPPR, from the coding sequence GTGGCAAAAGCGAGCTCCGACAATCCCACTGCTGCCGCCAAGGTCAAGGGCGCCAACGCCGCCGCGCGCAAGCAGCCGGCCGCCGCCAACCCGCGCCGCCAGCGGCTGTGGCGCGACCTGGCGCTGATCGCGATCGCGCCCTTGCTGCTGTATCTGTTCGCCAGCCTGTTTTCCTTTTCGCCCGATGATCCCAGCTGGTCGCAGGCGGGCAGCGTTACCGCGCCGATCCACAACTGGGGCGGGCGAGTCGGAGCCTACCTGTCGGATCTGTTGCTGTACCTGTGCGGCTATGTCGCCTTCCTGCTGCCGGTGATCCTGGGTGCGGTCGCCTGGATCGCCTTGTTCGGCATGGATACCGATGGCGATGGCGAAGCCGATCTCGGACCGGCCTTGCGGCTGGTGGGCATGGTGGGCTTCCTCATCTCGGCCACCGGCCTGCTGTACCTGCGTGGTTTCTCGGCCGAGCATTTTTCTGCCGGCCCCGGCGGCATCCTCGGCACGCTGGTCGGCAAATCGCTGCTCAGCCTGTTCGGTGGCCTCGGTGGCAACCTGTTCCTGCTCGCCCTGTTCCTGGTCTCGGTCACGCTGGCCACCGGGTTGTCCTGGTTCGCGGTGATGGAGCGGATCGGCAAGGGCGTGCTGGCGCTGCCGGGCATGTTCCGCAAGGGCAGCCAGCAGGCGGCGGAATGGCAGCAGACCCGCGCGATGCGCGAGGAACGCGAGGAAGTACGCCGTACCGACGCCGTGCAGCGCGCCAAGCGCGAGCCGGTGCGGATCGAGCCGCCGCCGGCGCCGGTCATCGAGAAGAGCGAGCGGGCCAAGCGCGAGCAGCAGATTCCGCTGTTCCATGGCACCGGCGGCGATGAGTCCGGCCTGCCGCCGCTGTCGCTGCTGGACGATCCCAAGCCGCAGACCAAGGGCTATTCCGAGGAAACCCTGGAAACCCTGTCGCGCCAGATCGAATTCAAGCTCAAGGATTTCCGCATCGATGCGCAGGTGGTGGGCGCCTACCCGGGCCCGGTGATCACGCGCTTTGAAATGGAGCCGGCGCCGGGCGTCAAGGTCAGCCAGATCAGTTCGCTGGACAAGGACATCGCGCGCGGCCTGAGCGTCAAGTCGGTGCGCGTGGTCGATGTGATCCCGGGCAAGTCGGTGATCGGCCTGGAGATCCCCAATACCAGCCGCGAGATGATCTTCCTGAGCGAGTTGCTGCGCTCCAAGGAGTACGACAAGTCCGGCAGCCCGCTCACGCTGGCGCTGGGCAAGGACATCGCCGGTCGCCCGACCGTGGCCGATCTGGCGCGCATGCCGCACCTGCTGGTGGCCGGCACCACCGGCTCGGGCAAGTCGGTGGCGGTCAATGCGATGGTGCTGAGCCTGTTGTACAAGGCCAGCCCGAAAGATCTGCGCATGCTGATGATCGATCCCAAGATGCTGGAACTCAGCGTGTACCAGGGCATTCCGCATCTGCTGGCGCCGGTGGTCACCGACATGAAGGAGGCCGCCAACGGCCTGCGCTGGTGCGTGGCCGAAATGGAGCGGCGCTACAAGTTGATGAGCGCGGTGGGCGTGCGCAACCTGGCCGGCTTCAACAAGAAGGTCAAGGATGCGCAGGACGCCGGCCAGCCGTTGATGGACCCGCTGTTCAAGCCCAATCCGGATCTGGCCGAAGCGCCGCGTCCGCTGGAGCCGATGCCCTTCATCGTCATCTTCATCGACGAATTCGCCGACATGATGATGATCGTCGGCAAGAAGGTCGAAGAACTGATTGCGCGCCTGGCGCAGAAGGCACGCGCCGCCGGCATCCACCTGATCCTGGCCACCCAGCGTCCCTCGGTGGACGTGATCACCGGCCTGATCAAGGCCAACATCCCGACCCGCATCGCCTTCCAGGTCAGCTCGAAAATCGACTCGCGCACCATCCTGGATCAGTCCGGTGCCGAAACCCTGCTTGGACATGGCGACATGCTCTATCTGCCGCCCGGCACCGCCATGCCCGAGCGTATCCACGGCGCGTTCGTCAGCGACGAGGAAGTCCATCGCGTGGTCGAACATCTCAAGGCCACCGGCAGCGCCGACTACATCGAAGGCGTGCTGGAAGAAGTGCAGACCCTGGGCGATGGCATCGTGGTCGGACCCACCGGATTGCCGGAGAGTGGCGGCGGTGCGGGCGATGAAAGTGATCCGTTGTACGACGAAGCCGTGCGCATCGTCACCGAGAGCCGGCGTGCTTCGATCTCCGGCGTGCAGCGTCGCCTGAAGATTGGCTACAACCGTGCGGCCCGCTTGATCGAAGCCATGGAAGCCGCCGGCGTGGTGACGCCGCCCGAACACAATGGCGATCGCCAGGTGCTGGCGCCGCCGCCGCCGCGCTAG